The following are encoded together in the Azospirillum brasilense genome:
- a CDS encoding LutB/LldF family L-lactate oxidation iron-sulfur protein, with translation MGETSINFAKASSAALQDQQLRGNFRRAMDGLMSKRAVQFADTAEWNGVRTLGASVRLRALSKLPELLEKLEANCTKNGIQVHWASTIDEANAIVLSIMQRVNAKLVVKGKSMVSEEMHLNAFLEKHGIESLESDLGEYIVQLDEAMPSHIIMPAIHMNTKQIAHLFKQKIKEAEYTEDVAQLTDLARRVLRKKFATADVGISGVNMAVAETGTLCLVENEGNGRMSTTVPPVHIAVMGLEKVVEKLEDVPPVISLLTRSATAQPITTYVNMISSPRKEGEKDGPNEIHLVILDNGRSGIYADEELRNTLRCIRCGACMNHCPVYTKVGGHAYQAPYPGPIGSILMPQVEGLEKRGELPHACTMCNACVEICPVKIPIVEIMGRLRSEAVHPGDAVRGAGSHASKAEAMVWKGWSMTYASPLAYQFATALLAKLGNAAPTSLPLLKEWTNVRAKPRFANRTLHALAREKGIPDV, from the coding sequence ATGGGTGAGACCAGCATCAACTTCGCCAAGGCCTCCAGCGCGGCGCTCCAGGACCAGCAGCTCCGCGGCAACTTCCGCCGGGCCATGGACGGGCTGATGTCCAAGCGCGCGGTGCAGTTCGCCGACACCGCCGAGTGGAACGGGGTGCGGACGCTCGGCGCCTCGGTCCGCCTGCGCGCCCTGTCCAAGCTGCCGGAACTGCTGGAGAAGCTGGAAGCCAACTGCACGAAGAACGGCATCCAGGTCCATTGGGCCTCCACCATCGACGAGGCCAACGCCATCGTCCTGTCCATCATGCAGCGCGTGAACGCCAAGCTGGTGGTCAAGGGCAAGTCGATGGTGTCGGAGGAGATGCACCTCAACGCCTTCCTGGAAAAGCACGGCATCGAGAGCCTGGAAAGCGACCTTGGCGAATACATCGTCCAGCTTGATGAGGCGATGCCCTCGCACATCATCATGCCGGCGATCCACATGAACACCAAGCAGATCGCCCATCTGTTCAAGCAGAAGATCAAAGAGGCGGAATACACCGAGGACGTGGCCCAGCTCACTGACCTCGCCCGCCGCGTCCTGCGCAAGAAGTTCGCGACCGCCGATGTTGGCATCTCCGGCGTCAACATGGCGGTGGCGGAGACGGGCACGCTCTGCCTGGTGGAGAACGAGGGCAACGGGCGCATGAGCACCACGGTGCCGCCCGTCCACATCGCCGTCATGGGCCTGGAAAAGGTCGTGGAGAAGCTGGAGGACGTGCCGCCGGTCATCAGCCTGCTGACCCGCTCCGCCACCGCCCAGCCGATCACCACCTACGTCAACATGATCTCCAGCCCCCGCAAGGAGGGCGAGAAGGACGGCCCGAACGAGATCCATCTGGTGATCCTCGACAACGGGCGGTCGGGCATCTACGCCGACGAGGAGCTGCGCAACACGCTGCGCTGCATCCGCTGCGGCGCCTGCATGAACCATTGCCCGGTCTACACCAAGGTCGGCGGCCACGCCTATCAGGCGCCCTACCCCGGCCCCATCGGCTCGATCCTGATGCCCCAGGTGGAAGGGCTGGAGAAGCGGGGCGAGCTGCCGCACGCCTGCACCATGTGCAACGCCTGCGTCGAGATCTGCCCGGTCAAGATTCCCATCGTCGAGATCATGGGCCGCCTGCGGTCGGAGGCCGTGCACCCCGGCGACGCGGTGCGGGGCGCCGGCTCGCACGCCAGCAAGGCGGAGGCGATGGTGTGGAAGGGCTGGTCAATGACCTACGCCTCGCCGCTCGCCTACCAGTTCGCCACGGCGCTGCTGGCCAAGCTGGGCAACGCCGCGCCGACCAGTCTGCCGCTGCTGAAGGAATGGACGAACGTGC